One Microtus pennsylvanicus isolate mMicPen1 chromosome 3, mMicPen1.hap1, whole genome shotgun sequence DNA window includes the following coding sequences:
- the LOC142846704 gene encoding serine protease 43-like: MTVPPSVFSLCSVRLWLGTGVPGGSSGGGVAARSLALGGGDYGSTYGPTEDSRVMLTSLEVPARWNRMKPLNISDPLVIPESPDPTGTPGSRTPSPTTTEGVMESSSSSPEEPFAPEACGHRIMEFSHGRPSAVRKWPWQASLQSRNEHVCGGSLISHQWVLTAAHCIYDQEEYKVMLGDNVLTSESINQTLVPVKDIIYPANFDSQTMKGDIALVMLAFAVNYSSHIQPVCLPEKPSQVENGTWCWVTGWNRENDTVFTSALLQEARQNILLQKPCNQLFQSRLNTPENLVMKGMVCGQHDSGQSPCWGDSGSPLVCESENTWTQVGIVSWGINCDEVPVPLVYTDVAEYDSWLKDILSLASCTDAMGVLVLHLSLALQLATLVSCLP, translated from the exons ATGACGGTGCCGCCCAG CGTCTTCAGCCTCTGTTCAGTGAGGCTTTGGCTGGGAACAGGGGTCCCGGGTGGTAGCAGTGGCGGAGGTGTGGCCGCACGGAGCTTGGCTTTGGGTGGGGGTGACTATG GTAGTACTTACGGACCCACGGAGGATTCCAGAGTGATGCTCACAAGTCTAGAGGTCCCGGCACGGTGGAACCGCATGAAACCCCTGAATATTTCAGATCCTTTAGTAATTCCGGAGTCTCCAGACCCCACTGGGACTCCAGGATCAAGGACTCCTTCACCGACCACAACTGAAGGTGTCATGGAATCCAGCAGTAGCTCTCCAGAAGAACCGTTTGCTCCAG AAGCATGTGGCCATAGAATTATGGAGTTCAGTCACGGAAGGCCATCTGCCGTGAGGAAGTGGCCATGGCAGGCGAGCCTGCAGAGCAGAAACGAGCATGTCTGCGGAGGCTCCCTCATCAGCCACCAATGGGTGCTGACTGCGGCCCACTGCATATATGA CCAAGAGGAATACAAGGTGATGCTGGGAGACAATGTGCTGACTTCTGAATCTATAAATCAGACTCTCGTCCCCGTCAAAGACATCATTTATCCTGCCAATTTTGACTCTCAGACCATGAAGGGCGACATTGCTCTTGTTATGCTGGCCTTTGCTGTGAACTACTCCTCACATATCCAGCCTGTGTGCCTTCCCGAGAAGCCCTCCCAAGTGGAGAACGGGACATGGTGCTGGGTGACCGGCTGGAACCGCGAAAACG ATACAGTCTTCACTTCAGCTCTCCTCCAGGAGGCCCGGCAAAACATTCTTCTCCAGAAGCCTTGTAATCAGCTGTTCCAGAGCCGGTTAAATACACCTGAAAACCTCGTGATGAAAGGGATGGTCTGTGGCCAGCACGACTCAGGACAGAGTCCTTGTTGG gGAGATTCTGGGAGCCCCCTTGTCTGTGAATCTGAGAACACGTGGACCCAGGTGGGAATTGTGAGCTGGGGCATCAACTGTGACGAAGTCCCTGTCCCCTTGGTTTACACAGACGTCGCTGAATACGATTCATGGCTCAAAGATATTCTAAGTCTGGCTTCCTGTACAGACGCCATGGGAGTCTTGGTCCTGCACCTGTCTCTGGCGCTGCAACTGGCCACCTTGGTCAGTTGCCTTCCTTAG
- the LOC142846703 gene encoding inactive serine protease 45-like — MAASSSLCGLGAWPGSLRHWVLTCFVTLLLLPPPSNLGDKEDHDQPVCGKPWWPDNLKKSRHWPWEVSLRIQNKHVCGGALIDINWVVSAAHCIRGNKEYSVMLGSSKLHPEGSSRALKIPVADIIVHPKYWGRNFIRSDIALLRLESPVSFNKHMQPICLPEQGFSLKAGTQCWVTGWGKTKQHSSDNLTLTPELREAQVFILDNKKCDHIFHKTSFYPQVIPLIRRNMLCATNYGENACYGDPGGPLACEIDGRWILAGVLSWEKACIKPQNPAVYTRLTKYTRWIKEEVNHAAPPAPCQASCVLSLFWLLQLPAGP; from the exons ATGGCTGCGTCGTCGTCGTTGTGTGGCCTGGGCGCTTGGCCTGGATCCTTGAGGCACTGGGTCCTAACCTGTTTTGTGACACTACTGTTGCTGCCTCCGCCTTCAAACTTAG GTGATAAAGAGGACCACGACCAGCCAG TTTGTGGCAAGCCCTGGTGGCCAGACAACTTGAAGAAGAGCCGCCATTGGCCCTGGGAAGTGAGCCTTCGCATACAGAACAAGCACGTGTGTGGAGGGGCCCTCATTGATATCAACTGGGTAGTCTCTGCAGCTCACTGCATCCGGGG TAACAAAGAATACTCAGTGATGCTGGGTAGCAGCAAGCTGCATCCCGAGGGCTCTTCCAGGGCCCTGAAGATTCCCGTGGCGGACATCATTGtgcatcccaagtactggggcCGGAACTTCATCAGAAGCGACATTGCCCTTCTCCGTCTCGAATCCCCTGTCTCCTTCAACAAGCACATGCAGCCCATCTGTCTCCCAGAGCAAGGCTTCAGCTTGAAGGCTGGGACTCAGTGCTGGGTGACTGGCTGGGGCAAGACTAAGCAGCACTCCTCAG ACAACTTGACACTGACTCCAGAGCTTCGGGAGGCCCAGGTCTTCATTTTGGACAACAAGAAGTGTGACCATATTTTCCACAAGACGTCCTTCTATCCCCAAGTTATCCCGCTCATCCGGAGGAACATGCTGTGTGCCACCAATTATGGAGAGAATGCATGTTAT GGGGACCCTGGGGGGCCATTGGCTTGTGAAATTGATGGAAGATGGATTCTGGCCGGGGTGTTATCGTGGGAGAAGGCCTGCATCAAACCTCAGAATCCAGCTGTATACACTCGCCTCACCAAATATACCAGATGGATCAAGGAGGAAGTGAACCACGCAGCACCGCCAGCGCCCTGCCAGGCCTCCTGCGTCCTATCCCTGTTCTGGCTGCTGCAGCTCCCAGCAGGCCCGTGA